TGAAAATAAATTTCCATCAACGTAATGCTCGTTCACACTTGGTGCACCTGGATACTTATTTTCTGTTTCAAATATGTAAGAAAATGTGCGCTCCAAAGCTTTCATTACACGACGATGCGCATAAATATCTATGTTACCTTGACGAAAAAAGAAAGGTCGTATATCGTCTAAACCCATTATATGGTCAGCATGCTCGTGTGTAAAAATAATACCATCAACCTTAGTACATTTTGACCTAAGCATTTGTTGTCTAAAATCAGCACCACAATCAATAACATAACTATAATTATCCCATTGTACCAATACAGAAACACGTAAACGCTTATCTTTTGGATTATCACTCAAACAAACAGGATGTGTGCTTCCTATTACAGGTATTCCTTGGGATGTTCCGGTGCCTAAAAATGTTACTTTCAACTGTGTTAAGTTTGTAACAAAAATAAGGTTATTTTTTTGTTTGCTATGCGAAAACAGTACATTTGTAGTGCTTGAAAATTCAACAATTATGACTGAAATAACATACAGAGCTGATAAAGAATTTGATAATATTCCTTCTCTCAGAGATAAATGTTTACGTATTAATCTTAATGCAGACATTTATGGCTCTTTTGCTGAGATTGGTGCAGGACAAGAAACCGTGCGTCAGTTTTTTAGAGCTGGAGGTGCATCAGGTACTATTGCAAAAACTATGTCTGCGTATGATAAAGATTTTAGTGATGCCATTTATGGAATTGAGAATGACAAACGCTATGTAACAGAGGCTAGATTACGTAAAATGCTTGACCATGAAATGAACCTCATGGAAGAGCGTATTACGAGAGACAAACATCCTGATAAAATCTTCTTTACCTATGCTAATACTGTAGCTACAATTGATTTCGCAAAAAAATACATGGGTCACGGTTGGGTTGGAATTAAATACCAAGTTGAACCAGATGGCGATTATAATGAAATTGTATTACACCTTCGTTTTAAAGAGAATGACGCTAGATTACAACAAGAAACTTTAGGTGTTTTAGGAACTAATCTTATTTATGGTGCTTTCTATAAATATAACGAACCTAAAAAATTATTACGCTACCTATATGACCACTTAGACAAAGACCAATTAGAAATTGATACGATTAATTTTTCAGGTCCTGTTTTTGAAAATGTCGATAACCGACTAATGAGTTTACAATTGGTAAAAAACGGTATGACTGATGCCGTTATGTTTTCGCCGGATGGAAATAACGTACTTCCTGCTCGTGTTTTATACAAGAAAAACATCTTAGCACTTAGAGGTAGTTTTAGACCTGTGACTAAAGTAAACATGGATATGTTTGAGAAATCTTACGAAATGTTTATTAAGGAGAATAAAGTTAATAAAGAGAAAACACAAGTTATATTCGAAATCACATTATCCAATCTTCGTGCTGAAGGAGAAATTGATGAACAAGATTTTATGGATCGTGCACGCTTACTTTGCTCTCTTGGTCAAACTGTGTTAATATCGAACTTCAAGGAATACTACAAGTTAGTTGAATATTTTTCTCAATATTCAAAAAACAGAATGGGATTAGCTATGGGTGTCAACAACTTAGTAGATATTTTTGACGAAAAGTATTACCGTCATTTAAGTGGTGGTATTCTCGAAGCCTTTGGTAAGCTTTTTTACAAAGATTTACGTGTATACTTATACCCAATGGTTAATGAAGATGGAAGTATCACATCTAGTGAAAACCTTAAAGTTCACCCACGAATGAAAGAATTATACAAATTCTTCAAGTATAACGGTAAAGTGGTAGACATTAATGATTACGACCCATCTATACTTTCAATTTTCTCAAGAAAAGTATTAGCAAAAATTGCTGCTGGTGAAACGGGTTGGGAAAGTATGCTTCCTGAAGGCGTTGCAAAACTCATTAAAGAAAAAGCTTTATTTGGATATGAATCTGAAGAGGTTATGCATAAATAAAATATATCTTCAAATAAAAAAAGCGACTTTACCTATGTGAAGTCGCTTTTTTTATTTGAAGATTATAGATTTTAAGCATCTAAAATCTGCTCAGCATGAGCTTTTGTCTTTACTTTTAAGATAACGTCTTCTAAAACGCCATCTTCGTCAATTACAAAGGTTGTACGGTGAATACCATCATATTCTTTACCCATAAACTTTTTTGGCCCCCAAACACCAAACGCTTCAATAACTGATTTATCCTCGTCTGCTAAAAGCGGATATTCAAAACCATATTTTTTTTTAAAATTAGACTGACGTTTTTGACTATCTGCACTTACACCTAAAATTGCATAATTCTGAGATTCAAAACGTTTAAAATTATCATTTAAATTACAGGCTTCTGCTGTACAACCTGGTGTACTCGCTTTTGGATAAAAGAAAACAACAAGCTTTTTTCCTTTATAATCACTTAGTTTAATAGTATTTCCATCTTGATCCAAAGCTTCAAAATTTGGTGCCTTATCTCCTACTTTTAAATGCGTCATAATGTTTAAATTTGTTTTTTGTAAAAATACAATGAATGACAAAGCAAGAAAAGGTAGAATTTGTTATAACTACGTTAAAAGACTTATATCCTGAAATTCCAATTCCTCTAGACAATAAAGACCCATATACGCTATTAATAGCGGTATTGTTATCTGCGCAATGTACAGATGTCCGTGTAAACCAAATTACACCACTATTATTTGCAAAGGCAGATAATCCGTATGATATGATAAAAATGTCGGTAGAAGAAATAAAGGAGATAATTAGACCTTGCGGACTAAGCCCAATGAAAAGTAAAGGCATTTACGGTTTATCAAAAATTCTATTAGAAAAGCACAAAGGTGAAGTTCCTCAAAGTTTTGAAGACCTTGAAGAATTACCAGCAGTTGGACATAAAACAGCAAGTGTAGTTATGAGTCAAGCTTTTGGTGTTCCTGCTTTTCCTGTGGATACACACATCCATCGTTTAATGTATCGTTGGAATCTAACAAACGGTAAAAGTGTTACTCAAACCGAAAAAGATGCTAAACGCTTGTTCCCTGAAGAAACTTGGAACGATTTACATCTTCAAATTATTTGGTATGGTCGTGAATATTCACCAGCTCGAGGCTGGGACTTAGATAAAGACATCATTACAAAAACGATAGGTCGAAAAACAGTTTTGAATGATTATTTTAAAAATAGGAAATAAACAAAAAGCCCTGATTTAAATAAATCAGGGCTTTTTTTAAACTAATTCAGAAGCGCTTCGAACTTCATTTTTTTATAACAATTAACACGTAAAGCCTTAGAATAATTCAGTAGAAAATCTACTGTCTCTTTTTTTGGGTTAAGTTGAATTTTTTTTGAGGTGTAGTTAGAGTAAATTTTTGCCATTTGCATAATTTTATGTTGATATAAAACTGATAACGCAAAAAAAACTCTTTTATTATATCAATTTGTCAAAACGATATTATGCTGCTCAATAACCTTACGAAGATTAATTAACGCGTAACGCATTCTGCCCAACGCAGTATTAATACTAACACCTGTACGCTCTGATATTTCTTTAAAGCTCATATCTTGATACATACGCATCACTAATACTTGCTTTTGGTCTTCTGGTAATTCTTCAATAATACGTCTTACATCAGACTCTACCTGGTCTTTAATCAAAGTCTTTTCAGCATTTAAAGAAGAATCACTCAATACAGAAAAAATACTAAACTCACCAGAATTATCGAATTTTGGCATACGCTTATTACGTCTAAAATGGTCTATTACCAAATTATGAGCAATACGCATTACCCAAGGCAAAAATTTACCTTCCTCGTTATACTTTCCTCTTTTTAAAGTTCTAATCACTTTAATAAAAGTATCCTGAAAGACATCTTCAGTGATATCTCTATCAAATACTTTTGAATAGATAAAACTATAGATTTTTTGTTTGTGCCTGTTTATCAATATGGATAATGCACCTTCATCTCCGTTAATGTAATTTTTGACTAAGACTGCGTCTTCGATAAGTTTTCTTTTCATAACATGTACTTTAAGCAACAAAGCCTAGGCTTTGCTCGGGGTTTCTAGCTTATTCTTAAAGTAATATTATGTATACGCAGCTGTTTTTATGAGTATTATAAATTCAAATAAACAAGAATCATTCCGAAAAAACAAAATTTCAGCCTAAATTTTAACATTTAATCTAACATATTATCATTTTCGTCTGTGAATTAGTTATGGTATCTTTGCAAAACTTGTATCAAAAATTCTATGAACACAGCTGTTTTAGACGTCAATCCTAAAGAAAATATCATTATTAAGGGTGCAAAATTGCATAACTTAAAAAATATTGATGTTGTCATTCCACGTAATAAACTCGTGGTTATAACTGGCTTATCAGGCTCAGGAAAATCTAGCTTAGCCTTTGATACACTTTATGCTGAAGGTCAGCGACGTTATGTAGAGAGTCTTAGTAGTTATGCACGTCAGTTTTTAGGGCGTCTTAATAAGCCAAAAGTAGATTATATAAAAGGGATTGCGCCAGCTATAGCAATAGAGCAAAAGGTAAATTCTACAAATCCGCGATCTACAGTAGGCACCACTACTGAAATTTATGACTATCTAAAACTTCTATTCGCTCGTATAGGTAAAACTTACTCACCCATTTCTGGTGATTTGGTAAAAAAGCATCGCACTACAGATGTCATCGATTACATTTCTAAATTTGACGAAGGCACAAAACTACTGCTCTTGTCTCCTATCGTTCTGGAAGAAGACAGAACTATCGAAAACAAACTACAAACACTTTTGGCTCAAGGATATGCCAGAGTAAAAGTAAAAGATGAAGTTTTAAGAATAGATGACGTATTAAAAACTGAAATAAAAAGCGCTAAAAACCTCTATTTAGTAGTTGATAGAATTGTATACAAAGATGATGAAGATTTCCTGAATCGACTAGCAGATGCAGTAGAAACAGCTTTTTTTGAAGGAGTTGGGACTTGTATCATAGAATCCTTATCAGATAAAAAACAAAAATCTTTTAATAATAAATTTGAATTAGACGGAATGGTTTTTTTAGAACCAAACGCCCATTTATTCAGTTTTAATAATCCTTATGGTGCTTGCCCAAAATGTGAAGGCTATGGCGATGTTATCGGTATTGACGAAGACTTGGTAATTCCTAATACAGCACTTTCAGTTTATGAAAATGCAGTTTTTCCGTGGCGTGGAGAAAGTATGAGTTGGTACCGAGATCAATTGGTTAACAATTCTCACAAATTTGATTTTCCTATTCATAAATCGTTTTTTGAATTAAGCTCTGAACAACAAGCTTTGGTATGGTCTGGCAATCAATATTTTGAAGGTCTAGATAACTTTTTTGCCGAACTTGAATCAAAAGCTTATAAAATTCAGAATCGCGTTATGCTATCACGGTACCGTGGTAAAACTAAATGTAATGTCTGTAAAGGCAAACGTTTACGAGAAGAAGCAAGCTATGTCAAAATTTATGATAAGACCGTTATGGATTTGGTAGATTTGCCTCTGGACGAATTAAGTTCATTCTTTAAAGATTTAAAATTAGGAGAACACGATACTAAAATCGCTAAACGCTTACTTAAAGAAATAAACACAAGACTAGAATTCTTATCCAATGTAGGTCTTAATTACCTGACTTTAAATAGAAAATCGAACACACTTTCTGGTGGGGAGAGTCAACGTATAAACTTAGCAACTTCACTAGGTAGCAGCCTAGTCGGTTCAATGTATATATTAGATGAGCCTAGTATTGGTCTACACCCAAAAGATACCGAAAGATTGATTGACGTTTTAAAATCGCTTAGAGATTTAGGTAATACAGTTATTGTTGTAGAACATGACGAAGACATTATGAAATCAGCTGATGAAGTCATTGATATTGGTCCAGAAGCAGGTACTTTTGGAGGTCAAGTTGTTGCAACAGGTACATTTAAAGACATATTGGTTTCTGACTCATTAACAGCACAATACCTAAATGGTAAATTAAAAATTGAGTTGCCAAAAAAACGAAGAACTTCAAAATACAGTATTGAGGTTATTGGAGCTCGAGAAAATAATCTCAAAAATATAGATGTTACTTTTCCTCTAAACATGCTTACGGTAATTACTGGTGTATCAGGTAGTGGAAAAAGTACGCTCGTTAAAAAGTTACTTTATCCTGCACTTCAAAAAAAGCTAACTGGATTTGGAGATAAGCCAGGTCAATTCACTGAATTAAAAGGTAATTTTACTAATATTGAAAATGTCGAGTTTGTTGACCAGAACCCGATTGGACGTTCATCACGCTCAAATCCCGTTACTTACATAAAAGCATATGATGACATTAGAGCTCTATTTGCGTCGCAAAAACTGAGTAAAATTAGAAATTACCAAGCTAAACACTTTAGCTTTAATGTAGATGGTGGACGTTGTGAGACCTGTAAAGGTGAAGGAGAAGTCACTATCGAAATGCAATTTATGGCCGATGTGCACCTAACTTGTGAGACTTGTAATGGAAAGCGCTTTAAAAAAGAAGTATTAGAGGTTAATTTTGAAGGGAAATCTATTGATGACATTCTAAATATGACCATTGATAACGCTGTAGCGTTTTTCTCTGAGCACAAGCAGTCTAAAATAGAAAGAAAACTACAGCCGCTTAAAGATGTTGGTTTGGGTTATGTAACTTTAGGGCAGTCATCATCTACACTTTCTGGTGGCGAAGCACAACGTATTAAATTAGCTTCTTTTTTAGGCAAAGGTTCACGTGGTGATACGACCTTATTTATATTTGATGAACCTACAACTGGTTTGCATTTTCATGATATCAAAAAATTATTAAAATCATTTCAAGCTCTAATCGAAATTGGTCATTCAATAATTGTAATAGAGCATAATATAGATTTAATCAAGTGTGCCGACCATATTATTGATTTGGGTCCAGAAGGTGGAAAAAATGGTGGTCAACTTGTAGCTTTTGGTACACCTGAGGATATTTTAAAAAATAAAGAATCGATTACTGGTAAATATTTGAAGGATAAACTATAAATATCTTTCCTTAATGACGTTGTTATGATGGTTCTCATGACCAGTAATAATATAACCAATTGCTCTAACAGAAACCGGTGAGCCACTCGCCTTGCCTATTGCTTTTAAGTCTTCAACTGAGAAAGAATTAAACAAAGCCAATGTTGCGTTTCGGACAGCTTTGTATTCTTCAAGTAAACTGCTAATACTTCTGCTATTAGCTTTACCAGCTTCAACATAATCATCTTGTTCAAAGCCAACCATTTCAGTCCTATCTTGCCTTGCAATACGCATCGCACGATAAGCAAAAACGCGTTCAGTATCAATAATATGCAACAAGATGTCTTTTGGAGTCCATTTTCCATCAGCATATGAAAATTCTAATTTGTCATTTGCTATACTTTGGTAAAAATCTACAACAGATATTAAATTCTGCTTTAAACTCTCAGTAATATCTGATTTAGTAGCTAATTGTATATATGGCAAGTAATAAGGGTTAAATTCTTCGGGTGATAAATTCATAATAAAATCTAATTTAAGTGTCGAAGATAAAAAAAGCCCTAGCAAAATTGCTAGAGCTTTAACATCGTTTTCTTATTTGCTTACAATTCGTTAAAAATGGTATGCATTAAACGTTTTTTGTCATTAATGCTTTCCTCTAACGAAATCATAGTTTCTGTTCTGTAAACACCGTCAATATCATCTAACATGAAAATAATTTCCTTTGCATGCATTGTATCTTTAGCTCTTATCTTACAGAAGATATTAAATTTACCCGTAGTAATGTGAGCCACAGTTACATAAGGAATTTCAGATATACGTTCTAAAACAAATTTGGTTTGGGATGTGTTTTGCAAGAAAACACCAACGTATGCTATAAAAGAATATCCTAATTTTTTATAATCTAAAGTCAATGAAGAGCCTCTAATAATACCAGCTTCCTCCATTTTTTTCACACGAACGTGAACTGTTCCTGCAGAAATTAATAATTTTTTTGCTATGTCGGTAAAAGGAATACGCGTATTGTCAATAAGCATATCCAGAATTTGATGATCTATTTCGTCTAATTTAAACTTCGCCATTTTGCTATTTGTTGAATTATATGCAAAAATAATACATTTTTATTGATAAAAAGAAGCTAAAAACAATAATGTTTAAGATTTTATCAAGGTTTTGCAATTATTTAACATTACGAAAACGATTTCGTTAGCAACTTGTATCTCCTTTTTGCTTTGATCCAAAACAACATTTCCATTAGCGTCTATTTCATTATGAGCAAAATAGCCATCAAGATTTTCTATTTTTTCTACAAATGGAATAAATTTTATCATATTTAGCTCCAAAACCTCTTTAAATTGAAT
This DNA window, taken from Winogradskyella sp. PC-19, encodes the following:
- a CDS encoding MBL fold metallo-hydrolase; this translates as MKVTFLGTGTSQGIPVIGSTHPVCLSDNPKDKRLRVSVLVQWDNYSYVIDCGADFRQQMLRSKCTKVDGIIFTHEHADHIMGLDDIRPFFFRQGNIDIYAHRRVMKALERTFSYIFETENKYPGAPSVNEHYVDGNLFSIGDLKVIPIDGLHNTLQVYGYRFDKFAYLTDMKTIEDSEIEKLQNLEVLVVNALREEPHVSHFNLNEALGFIEKVKPKRAYLTHISHHMGFHDEVQQKLPENVYLAYDNLQITI
- a CDS encoding endonuclease III domain-containing protein, which translates into the protein MTKQEKVEFVITTLKDLYPEIPIPLDNKDPYTLLIAVLLSAQCTDVRVNQITPLLFAKADNPYDMIKMSVEEIKEIIRPCGLSPMKSKGIYGLSKILLEKHKGEVPQSFEDLEELPAVGHKTASVVMSQAFGVPAFPVDTHIHRLMYRWNLTNGKSVTQTEKDAKRLFPEETWNDLHLQIIWYGREYSPARGWDLDKDIITKTIGRKTVLNDYFKNRK
- a CDS encoding RNA polymerase sigma factor, with protein sequence MKRKLIEDAVLVKNYINGDEGALSILINRHKQKIYSFIYSKVFDRDITEDVFQDTFIKVIRTLKRGKYNEEGKFLPWVMRIAHNLVIDHFRRNKRMPKFDNSGEFSIFSVLSDSSLNAEKTLIKDQVESDVRRIIEELPEDQKQVLVMRMYQDMSFKEISERTGVSINTALGRMRYALINLRKVIEQHNIVLTN
- the uvrA gene encoding excinuclease ABC subunit UvrA → MNTAVLDVNPKENIIIKGAKLHNLKNIDVVIPRNKLVVITGLSGSGKSSLAFDTLYAEGQRRYVESLSSYARQFLGRLNKPKVDYIKGIAPAIAIEQKVNSTNPRSTVGTTTEIYDYLKLLFARIGKTYSPISGDLVKKHRTTDVIDYISKFDEGTKLLLLSPIVLEEDRTIENKLQTLLAQGYARVKVKDEVLRIDDVLKTEIKSAKNLYLVVDRIVYKDDEDFLNRLADAVETAFFEGVGTCIIESLSDKKQKSFNNKFELDGMVFLEPNAHLFSFNNPYGACPKCEGYGDVIGIDEDLVIPNTALSVYENAVFPWRGESMSWYRDQLVNNSHKFDFPIHKSFFELSSEQQALVWSGNQYFEGLDNFFAELESKAYKIQNRVMLSRYRGKTKCNVCKGKRLREEASYVKIYDKTVMDLVDLPLDELSSFFKDLKLGEHDTKIAKRLLKEINTRLEFLSNVGLNYLTLNRKSNTLSGGESQRINLATSLGSSLVGSMYILDEPSIGLHPKDTERLIDVLKSLRDLGNTVIVVEHDEDIMKSADEVIDIGPEAGTFGGQVVATGTFKDILVSDSLTAQYLNGKLKIELPKKRRTSKYSIEVIGARENNLKNIDVTFPLNMLTVITGVSGSGKSTLVKKLLYPALQKKLTGFGDKPGQFTELKGNFTNIENVEFVDQNPIGRSSRSNPVTYIKAYDDIRALFASQKLSKIRNYQAKHFSFNVDGGRCETCKGEGEVTIEMQFMADVHLTCETCNGKRFKKEVLEVNFEGKSIDDILNMTIDNAVAFFSEHKQSKIERKLQPLKDVGLGYVTLGQSSSTLSGGEAQRIKLASFLGKGSRGDTTLFIFDEPTTGLHFHDIKKLLKSFQALIEIGHSIIVIEHNIDLIKCADHIIDLGPEGGKNGGQLVAFGTPEDILKNKESITGKYLKDKL
- the bcp gene encoding thioredoxin-dependent thiol peroxidase, with the protein product MTHLKVGDKAPNFEALDQDGNTIKLSDYKGKKLVVFFYPKASTPGCTAEACNLNDNFKRFESQNYAILGVSADSQKRQSNFKKKYGFEYPLLADEDKSVIEAFGVWGPKKFMGKEYDGIHRTTFVIDEDGVLEDVILKVKTKAHAEQILDA
- a CDS encoding Lrp/AsnC family transcriptional regulator produces the protein MAKFKLDEIDHQILDMLIDNTRIPFTDIAKKLLISAGTVHVRVKKMEEAGIIRGSSLTLDYKKLGYSFIAYVGVFLQNTSQTKFVLERISEIPYVTVAHITTGKFNIFCKIRAKDTMHAKEIIFMLDDIDGVYRTETMISLEESINDKKRLMHTIFNEL
- a CDS encoding nicotinate-nucleotide adenylyltransferase; the protein is MTEITYRADKEFDNIPSLRDKCLRINLNADIYGSFAEIGAGQETVRQFFRAGGASGTIAKTMSAYDKDFSDAIYGIENDKRYVTEARLRKMLDHEMNLMEERITRDKHPDKIFFTYANTVATIDFAKKYMGHGWVGIKYQVEPDGDYNEIVLHLRFKENDARLQQETLGVLGTNLIYGAFYKYNEPKKLLRYLYDHLDKDQLEIDTINFSGPVFENVDNRLMSLQLVKNGMTDAVMFSPDGNNVLPARVLYKKNILALRGSFRPVTKVNMDMFEKSYEMFIKENKVNKEKTQVIFEITLSNLRAEGEIDEQDFMDRARLLCSLGQTVLISNFKEYYKLVEYFSQYSKNRMGLAMGVNNLVDIFDEKYYRHLSGGILEAFGKLFYKDLRVYLYPMVNEDGSITSSENLKVHPRMKELYKFFKYNGKVVDINDYDPSILSIFSRKVLAKIAAGETGWESMLPEGVAKLIKEKALFGYESEEVMHK
- a CDS encoding DinB family protein, whose translation is MNLSPEEFNPYYLPYIQLATKSDITESLKQNLISVVDFYQSIANDKLEFSYADGKWTPKDILLHIIDTERVFAYRAMRIARQDRTEMVGFEQDDYVEAGKANSRSISSLLEEYKAVRNATLALFNSFSVEDLKAIGKASGSPVSVRAIGYIITGHENHHNNVIKERYL